In Thermothelomyces thermophilus ATCC 42464 chromosome 4, complete sequence, a single genomic region encodes these proteins:
- a CDS encoding carbohydrate-binding module family 21 protein (CAZy_ID 268042) yields MPYTPPSQRSPASSGPSSPEGSRRPSFHQPSSSSSRPALPRSASYLTRHRRTPAATQPAAGQPSPESASEDLKSMMASSSVRQSPPPITGVSGMPNGAIMSPPDSASDDDDLPQVRSRRVENLKELHEAVSQIPQQRARLTPNGGSPEQDRADAGDLLVLPSQATALAEGMHHSFSTGSLDELKMGDNRRFTHSRSATEPHVSIGRSTGSSTTGSDEESDEGSQQKPQMVRKKSGELVRPALRPASRRRPSSMPGTPTFSKVVHFDAHLEHVRHFLQVDRPLAVSAGSSPVDSYDSDTEYPFSSDGRSTTRSPPFEWEIIMTNFPVDTPVRKAQMVRLEKVWLSTDQKSLVGSVAVANLAFQKFVACRFTLDYWKTTSEVAAEYVGEAVRPVDTDTPYTQDRFNFSIKLSDLANLETKTLYFCIRYVVNGQEYWDNNNSTNFQIDFRKKFLPQNGKKGAAGAATRSFNGLPKSNRRSGQKSKPSSSASDEFGDCQKLNFDKSIHDYLGETSGPTGLRLKAVKSAGDLPSDNPSKGLLGPSGQFASRYDFGDSLSKAIQNAKGEMAGRSEGLYMKSRKKAGSPTSAETGAEKEKAQAPDPTGPSTTTAGAPITSPAESPSAIISSASYEEIVSKWCFYGSKPRGQSSKPRDGPFEGADDTSSSRTASYLEVRWATTTSGTAAPGTRCHAHGTKARTLRTFSF; encoded by the exons ATGCCTTACACACCGCCGTCTCAGCGATCACCGGCGTCTTCGGGCCCGTCATCGCCCGAAGGGAGTCGTCGCCCATCATTCCATCAACCAAGCAGTTCCAGCTCACGACCCGCTCTGCCTCGTTCAGCATCATACCTCACAAGGCATCGGCGCACGCCCGCGGCCACGCAACCCGCTGCGGGCCAGCCATCGCCGGAGTCAGCCTCTGAGGATCTGAAGAGCATGATGGCGAGCAGCAGCGTGCGGCAGTCTCCACCCCCAATCACCGGCGTCAGTGGGATGCCAAACGGCGCGATAATGTCGCCACCCGATTCTGCTAGTGACGATGACGACTTGCCACAGGTTCGCAGCCGGCGGGTCGAGAACCTGAAGGAACTTCACGAGGCTGTCAGTCAGATTCCTCAGCAGAGGGCACGGTTAACTCCCAATGGCGGGAGCCCCGAACAGGATCGCGCCGATGCTGGAGACTTGCTAGTCCTACCCTCCCAAGCAACTGCTCTCGCCGAGGGCATGCATCACAGCTTCAGCACCGGGTCGCTCGACGAGCTCAAGATGGGTGATAATCGTCGGTTCACTCATTCGAGGTCGGCGACGGAACCACACGTCTCGATCGGCAGGTCCACGGGCAGCTCGACTACCGGCTCGGACGAAGAATCTGATGAAGGGAGCCAGCAGAAGCCGCAAATGGTGCGGAAGAAGTCTGGTGAACTCGTCAGACCCGCCCTGCGCCCCGCGTCCCGGCGGCGACCGTCGAGTATGCCGGGGACGCCAACCTTCTCCAAGGTAGTGCACTTTGACGCTCACCTTGAGCATGTCAGGCACTTCCTCCAGGTCGACAGGCCTCTTGCTGTGAGTGCAGGTTCCTCGCCGGTCGACAGTTACGACAGCGACACCGAGTATCCGTTTTCGAGCGACGGACGATCAACGACCCGCTCCCCACCTTTTGAGTGGGAAATCATCATGACAAACTTCCCCGTCGACACGCCGGTGCGCAAGGCACAGATGGTGCGTTTGGAAAAGGTGTGGCTGTCGACCGATCAGAAGTCACTTGTCGGATCGGTCGCGGTGGCCAACTTGGCCTTCCAGAAGTTCGTCGCATGCCGCTTTACGCTCGACTACTGGAAGACCACATCCGAAGTCGCTGCCGAGTACGTCGGCGAAGCAGTCCGTCCTGTCGACACCGACACGCCTTACACCCAGGATCGGTTTAACTTCAgcatcaagctatctgacctgGCCAACCTCGAGACCAAGACGCTGTACTTCTGCATCCGTTATGTAGTGAACGGGCAGGAGTACTgggacaacaacaacagcaccaACTTCCAGATCGACTTCCGGAAGAAGTTCCTTCCACAGAACGGAAAGAAGGGTGCCGCTGGCGCAGCGACTCGTTCCTTCAACGGGCTCCCCAAGAGCAACCGTCGTTCGGGACAGAAGTCCAAGCCATCGTCGTCAGCGTCGGATGAGTTCGGTGACTGCCAGAAGCTGAATTTTGACAAGTCGATCCACGACTACCTCGGGGAAACTTCAGGCCCAACGGGCTTGAGGCTCAAGGCTGTGAAGAGCGCCGGCGATCTCCCCAGCGACAACCCCTCCAAGGGATTGTTGGGCCCTAGCGGCCAGTTTGCTTCTCGGTATGACTTTGGCGACTCGCTGAGCAAAGCTATCCAGAACGCCAAGGGTGAGATGGCTGGAAGATCCGAAGGACTCTACATGAAGTCCAGGAAGAAGGCTGGTTCCCCGACTTCCGCGGAGACAGGGGCCGAAAAAGAGAAGGCACAAGCACCGGATCCCACAGGGCCGTCAACAACAACCGCTGGAGCACCAATCACGTCGCCTGCTGAATCGCCGAGTGCCATCATCTCATCCGCCTCGTACGAAGAAATCGTCAGCAAGTGGTGCTTT TACGGTTCCAAACCGAGAGGCCAATCATCCAAGCCCAGGGATGGCCCTTTTGAAGGCGCCGACgacaccagcagcagcaggacggCGAGCTACTTGGAAGTCCGCTGGGCAACTACTACCAGCGGTACAGCAGCACCCGGCACCAGATGCCACGCCCACGGGACCAAAGCGCGTACTTTACGCACGTTCTCGTTCTAG